In a single window of the Nitrospira sp. genome:
- a CDS encoding 3-deoxy-7-phosphoheptulonate synthase, with translation MNRPIDNQHVLEINALPSPRAIKTKLPITDEAAALVVETRDAIRRILHGQDRDRLLVIVGPCSIHDPDAAYEYAAKLKPVAEALRDRLLIVMRTYFEKPRTTVGWKGLINDPHLDGTCDIATGMELARTILLKINQSGMPCATELLDPISPQYIADLISWSAIGARTTESQTHRELASGVSMPVGFKNGTEGSLQVAVNAMTSARAPHHFVGINAEGQTSIIRTAGNPDRHIVLRGGGGKTNYEAEHVAKAEAAVAGEGIARPIMIDCSHDNSHKDHKRQGLVARDVLRQFREGRHSIMGLMLESNLNPGKQAWKQGVTLAHGVSITDACLGWDETAALLNELADTIITKPA, from the coding sequence ATGAACCGACCCATCGACAACCAACATGTCTTAGAAATCAACGCGCTCCCCTCGCCGCGCGCCATCAAGACGAAGCTTCCCATCACGGATGAAGCCGCGGCCCTCGTCGTCGAGACGCGTGATGCCATCCGTCGGATTCTCCATGGCCAAGACCGCGACAGGCTGCTCGTCATCGTCGGACCCTGCTCCATTCACGACCCCGACGCCGCCTACGAATATGCCGCCAAGCTCAAGCCGGTGGCCGAAGCCCTGCGCGACCGCCTCTTGATCGTCATGCGCACCTACTTTGAAAAACCGCGCACGACCGTCGGCTGGAAAGGCCTCATCAACGATCCGCATCTGGACGGCACCTGCGATATCGCCACCGGGATGGAACTGGCCCGTACGATTCTTTTGAAGATCAATCAGTCCGGCATGCCCTGCGCCACCGAGCTGCTCGATCCGATCAGCCCGCAATATATCGCCGACCTGATCAGCTGGAGCGCCATCGGCGCCCGCACCACCGAAAGCCAGACCCATCGCGAACTGGCCAGCGGCGTGTCGATGCCGGTCGGATTCAAGAACGGCACCGAAGGCAGCCTGCAAGTCGCCGTGAACGCGATGACCTCGGCCCGCGCGCCTCACCATTTTGTCGGCATCAACGCCGAGGGACAGACGTCGATCATCCGGACCGCCGGCAACCCGGACCGGCACATCGTCCTCCGTGGCGGCGGCGGCAAAACCAACTATGAAGCGGAGCATGTCGCCAAAGCCGAAGCGGCGGTCGCCGGTGAAGGGATCGCGCGTCCCATCATGATCGACTGCTCGCACGACAACTCCCACAAGGACCATAAACGCCAGGGCCTCGTCGCCCGCGACGTGCTCCGCCAGTTCCGCGAGGGCCGCCACTCCATCATGGGCTTGATGCTCGAAAGCAATCTCAACCCCGGCAAGCAGGCCTGGAAGCAGGGCGTGACGCTCGCGCACGGCGTCTCCATCACCGACGCCTGCCTTGGTTGGGATGAAACAGCCGCATTGCTGAACGAGCTGGCTGACACGATCATCACCAAACCTGCGTAG